A single region of the Azospirillum fermentarium genome encodes:
- the tnpB gene encoding IS66 family insertion sequence element accessory protein TnpB (TnpB, as the term is used for proteins encoded by IS66 family insertion elements, is considered an accessory protein, since TnpC, encoded by a neighboring gene, is a DDE family transposase.), producing the protein MIPVPSGVRVWLASGHTDMRKGWASLALLVQERFAQDPHSGHLFIFRGRRGDLVKIIWYDGQGSCLFMKRLERGRFIWPTPADGAVSISVGQMGYLLEGIDWRNPQKTWRPETAG; encoded by the coding sequence ATGATCCCGGTGCCGAGCGGGGTGCGGGTGTGGCTGGCCAGCGGGCACACCGACATGCGCAAGGGCTGGGCGAGCCTGGCGTTGCTGGTGCAGGAACGCTTCGCCCAAGACCCGCACAGCGGCCATCTCTTCATCTTCCGCGGGCGCCGCGGCGATCTGGTGAAGATCATCTGGTATGACGGCCAGGGCAGTTGCCTGTTCATGAAGAGGCTGGAGCGGGGCCGTTTCATCTGGCCCACGCCGGCGGACGGCGCGGTGTCGATCTCGGTTGGGCAGATGGGCTATCTGCTCGAAGGCATCGACTGGCGCAACCCGCAGAAGACTTGGCGTCCCGAGACCGCAGGGTGA
- a CDS encoding DGQHR domain-containing protein, whose product MAEFPNGIVNGEAAKAVFVRRSKEHDEKTVTAAKKEALVIKVKGEEADGWEVAKWNKTSVRVRKRKPDDRQLEDDVWSLLYRLGFNELNEDRLLTFKGRQFDVFAKDEDTVFVVECTHAEEEGSKPVKGLIDKINANAQDVIHAIHSHYGKTPKLKIKFAIATRNVDWRKADKERAAKSNIAVITEQDLAYYGRLIDYVKGAARFQFLARYLEGEGVDGLRLEVPATRGKMGGTTFYNFLISPYDLMKIAYISHKSADLDTYQRMVKPARLKSIAAYIDEGGQFPTNIVINFKVKSPLQFEKHESFENSTFGTLKLPGLYGSAWVIDGQHRLYGFSFAEKGKNHVVPVLAYENMDAADEMELFIDINSKQVKVSRGLLNELYSNLNYGSEDPVKQFEALYPRVALRLGAMAKSPIRNRVLTVDKDKDHFRCLTLTSLADGIKENRFLGTVTHAPPNPHVYQLGQLSALSGDYEETAEKAADVLVAYFALFAKGVPANWDLGDAKGGFLCTNNGLRALMRLLKELIAYVEDSQQVKAIHLDADDLVERVAPLVQPIINFFRTADATQVKAFRDRQALDGVKKNYLSMMGIIHDAIPQFTSKDLTEYLKDRDEKGTQEADLIIKDINKILYNDVIARLKQKFGTENDAWWWQGVPQPIRKECFERANNDNGEKPLWQYLSLATYQSIAVHNWDIFQDSYALGEKVKKGDAVRWIAKLSKARQTTAHPEKGVLSKDEVAWVRSIYIKVKAHIVGEKALESA is encoded by the coding sequence ATGGCTGAGTTTCCTAACGGCATCGTCAACGGTGAAGCTGCGAAGGCGGTTTTCGTGCGGCGCTCTAAGGAGCACGACGAGAAGACGGTCACGGCCGCCAAAAAGGAGGCCTTGGTTATCAAGGTCAAGGGCGAGGAGGCCGACGGTTGGGAGGTCGCGAAGTGGAACAAAACCTCTGTTCGTGTGCGCAAGCGGAAGCCCGATGACCGCCAGCTAGAAGACGACGTTTGGAGCCTGCTTTATCGCCTCGGTTTCAATGAGTTAAACGAGGATCGGCTCCTGACCTTCAAGGGGCGCCAGTTCGACGTCTTTGCCAAAGACGAAGATACTGTCTTCGTCGTCGAATGCACTCACGCGGAAGAGGAAGGTTCCAAGCCCGTCAAGGGGCTGATCGACAAGATTAATGCAAACGCTCAGGATGTCATACACGCCATCCACTCTCACTATGGCAAGACTCCAAAGCTGAAAATTAAGTTTGCGATTGCAACCCGTAATGTGGATTGGCGTAAGGCCGACAAAGAGCGGGCGGCTAAGTCCAACATAGCGGTCATCACCGAGCAAGATTTGGCCTACTATGGTAGGCTCATCGACTATGTGAAGGGCGCTGCTCGTTTCCAATTCCTCGCCCGCTACCTGGAGGGCGAAGGTGTCGATGGGCTGCGTCTTGAGGTGCCCGCGACGCGCGGCAAAATGGGAGGCACAACCTTCTACAATTTCCTGATATCGCCTTATGACCTGATGAAGATTGCTTATATCAGCCACAAGTCGGCCGACCTCGACACATACCAACGTATGGTGAAACCTGCACGGCTTAAGAGTATTGCCGCTTACATCGACGAGGGTGGGCAGTTTCCTACTAATATCGTTATCAACTTTAAAGTCAAGAGCCCGCTTCAGTTTGAAAAGCATGAGAGCTTCGAAAACAGTACTTTCGGAACGCTAAAGCTCCCGGGGCTCTATGGCTCCGCGTGGGTCATCGACGGCCAGCATCGACTTTATGGCTTTTCTTTTGCAGAAAAGGGGAAAAATCACGTCGTTCCGGTTCTTGCTTATGAGAACATGGATGCGGCCGACGAAATGGAGCTGTTTATTGATATTAACTCTAAGCAGGTGAAGGTGTCGCGGGGGCTCCTGAACGAGCTGTACTCGAACTTGAATTACGGGTCGGAGGACCCAGTGAAGCAATTCGAGGCGCTGTACCCACGGGTTGCGCTACGCCTTGGAGCTATGGCCAAGTCGCCCATCCGCAATCGGGTGTTGACCGTTGACAAGGATAAAGACCACTTCCGTTGCTTGACGCTGACCTCCCTGGCTGATGGGATTAAGGAGAATCGATTTCTCGGTACGGTCACGCACGCCCCGCCGAATCCGCACGTTTATCAACTTGGGCAACTCAGCGCCCTTTCCGGTGACTACGAGGAGACGGCCGAGAAAGCGGCCGACGTGTTGGTTGCGTACTTTGCACTGTTTGCCAAAGGCGTACCGGCCAACTGGGATCTCGGCGATGCTAAAGGCGGTTTTCTGTGCACCAACAACGGCTTACGCGCCTTGATGCGTCTCCTGAAAGAGTTGATTGCCTATGTCGAAGATAGCCAACAGGTGAAGGCAATCCACTTGGACGCCGACGACCTCGTCGAGCGCGTGGCCCCGTTGGTACAGCCCATCATCAACTTCTTCCGCACGGCCGACGCCACCCAGGTGAAGGCCTTCCGTGACCGACAGGCCCTCGACGGTGTGAAAAAGAACTATCTGTCGATGATGGGTATCATCCACGACGCCATACCGCAATTCACGAGCAAGGACCTCACGGAGTACCTGAAGGACAGGGATGAGAAGGGGACTCAGGAAGCCGACCTTATTATCAAGGATATCAACAAGATCCTCTACAACGACGTCATTGCGCGATTGAAGCAGAAGTTTGGCACCGAAAACGATGCATGGTGGTGGCAGGGTGTGCCGCAGCCCATCCGTAAGGAGTGCTTTGAGCGAGCTAACAATGACAATGGCGAGAAGCCGCTGTGGCAGTATCTGTCGCTGGCAACCTACCAGAGCATCGCGGTCCACAACTGGGACATATTCCAGGACAGCTACGCGCTCGGGGAGAAAGTGAAAAAGGGCGATGCCGTTCGGTGGATTGCGAAGCTGTCTAAGGCGCGCCAAACCACAGCACATCCGGAAAAGGGCGTTTTATCGAAGGACGAGGTGGCCTGGGTGAGGTCCATCTACATCAAGGTCAAAGCGCACATCGTCGGCGAGAAGGCTCTGGAATCGGCGTGA
- a CDS encoding site-specific integrase, producing the protein MAKITKRSVDAAVPGQEEFFLWDEELKGFGLRVYPSGRKMYLAQFRAGGRLRRVNIGPHGVLTPDVARTEAMKHLSDVRRGSDPASERDRRKASPTMKEFGKRFLEDHVASHCKPTTRAEYKRSIDLFINPKLGSHRIIDVSRADVVELHQSLKATPYQANRTLGVLSVMFTVAHTWGVRTDGINPCWKVKRYKEVKRERYLTPDELARIGKVLRDSTSEPEAVNCIHLLLLTGCRLSEIQKLKWEHVDLRAGVLRLPDSKTGAKLVTVGKAAVEVLKGITRMVDNPYVITGQVEGQHLTDMQRPWRRLRKRAGLDDLRIHDLRHSFASDALQLGEDLPMIGRLLGHTQVQTTARYAHLKTDPIRVAADKVAEAIAVALTRPPKKDDASKATAGPQDDRPDEDAHLYQEHIDIF; encoded by the coding sequence ATGGCCAAGATCACGAAACGGTCCGTCGATGCCGCCGTCCCCGGCCAGGAAGAGTTCTTCCTCTGGGACGAAGAGCTGAAGGGCTTCGGACTGCGCGTCTATCCCTCGGGCCGGAAAATGTATCTGGCCCAGTTCCGGGCCGGCGGCCGCCTGCGCCGCGTCAACATCGGCCCCCATGGCGTCCTGACACCCGATGTCGCCCGGACCGAAGCCATGAAGCATCTATCCGATGTCCGGCGCGGCAGCGACCCGGCGTCCGAACGCGACCGGCGCAAGGCCTCCCCCACCATGAAGGAGTTCGGCAAGCGCTTCCTGGAGGACCACGTCGCCTCCCACTGCAAGCCGACCACCCGGGCCGAATACAAACGCTCCATCGACCTGTTCATCAACCCCAAGCTCGGCAGCCATCGCATCATCGACGTCAGCCGCGCCGACGTGGTCGAGCTTCACCAATCCTTGAAAGCGACCCCCTATCAGGCCAACCGCACCTTGGGCGTTCTCTCCGTCATGTTCACCGTCGCCCACACCTGGGGCGTCCGGACCGATGGCATCAACCCGTGCTGGAAGGTGAAGCGCTACAAGGAGGTCAAACGCGAACGCTACCTCACGCCGGACGAACTCGCCCGCATCGGCAAGGTGCTGCGCGACTCCACTTCCGAACCGGAAGCGGTCAATTGCATCCACCTCCTCCTTCTGACGGGCTGCCGCCTCAGCGAAATCCAGAAGCTCAAATGGGAGCACGTCGATCTCAGGGCTGGCGTGCTCCGACTGCCGGATTCCAAGACCGGGGCGAAACTGGTGACGGTCGGGAAGGCCGCCGTTGAAGTGCTCAAGGGCATCACCAGGATGGTGGACAACCCCTATGTCATCACCGGCCAGGTCGAAGGCCAGCATCTGACCGACATGCAGCGTCCCTGGCGCCGGCTGCGCAAGCGCGCCGGGCTGGACGACCTGCGCATCCACGACCTGCGGCATTCCTTCGCCTCCGACGCGCTCCAGCTCGGCGAAGACCTGCCGATGATCGGCCGCCTGCTCGGGCACACCCAGGTCCAGACGACCGCCCGCTACGCCCACCTCAAGACCGATCCGATCAGGGTGGCCGCCGACAAGGTGGCGGAGGCCATTGCGGTCGCCCTCACCCGCCCGCCCAAGAAGGACGATGCATCGAAAGCGACGGCCGGCCCCCAGGACGACCGGCCGGATGAAGACGCCCACCTCTACCAGGAACATATTGATATTTTTTGA
- the tnpA gene encoding IS66-like element accessory protein TnpA: MAYQRVEVLTGTERRRNYTPAEKVRMVEEAFRPGVVVTEVARRLGVHESLLYRWRGLMKATGIAVGEPPSFTAVTITPEPTVTELPVVEPRAPLPPPATSATSPAILEVILPSGARLRLEGPVNPALAAAVIGALA, encoded by the coding sequence ATGGCTTACCAGCGGGTCGAGGTTCTGACGGGGACGGAGCGGCGGCGGAACTACACGCCGGCGGAGAAGGTCCGGATGGTCGAGGAGGCGTTCCGCCCCGGCGTGGTGGTGACGGAGGTGGCCCGCCGGCTGGGCGTGCACGAAAGCCTGCTGTATCGCTGGCGGGGGCTGATGAAGGCCACGGGGATCGCCGTGGGCGAACCGCCCAGCTTCACTGCGGTGACCATCACGCCGGAGCCGACCGTCACGGAACTGCCGGTCGTGGAGCCCCGTGCGCCATTGCCGCCTCCGGCGACGTCGGCCACGAGCCCGGCGATCCTCGAGGTCATCCTGCCCAGCGGGGCACGCCTGCGTCTGGAAGGGCCGGTCAACCCGGCCCTGGCGGCGGCCGTCATCGGTGCCCTGGCATGA
- a CDS encoding ATP-binding protein — protein MSKHTNISLPAEIVIGKDVLELVSSAMYVDPLTIYREYIQNAADSIDVARATGVLGADRVGRVDITLDLNQPTRSVKIRDNGAGVPNGEFAKRLTAIGGSRKRGTSARGFRGVGRLAGLGYCQELIFRSRAVNDSVVQELRWDCRVFKKLLSDPSYQGGLHDLIQAVAKVVEIDPEGWPEHFYEVELVKPIRIGKDTLLNQDAIAHYLAQVAPVPFAPEFKFREQICEHLLQHLGSLGEIHIHINDAKTPIFRPYRDDYAYGEGRRDVFAGFKPITIEGRDGGVGAVGWLLHHGYFGAIPSGEGINGLRARKGNIQVGDHRIFAEVFPESRFASWTVGEIHILDERLVPNGRRDNFEQNVHLDHLLSRLGEVGDQIGRMCRSSSVVRNRIKAFDIGALKVEQQLKILEQGAIDGSTAENIVEDIRSEMFEIKRVAEAGVLAEYDRATLSERYTQLEDRLVKASAQALGGVDVLGMLPEGDRAVIQRMITLIYECSQNRVAAKSLVDRILARLGDS, from the coding sequence ATGAGCAAACACACCAACATCTCACTCCCTGCCGAAATCGTTATCGGCAAGGATGTGCTGGAACTCGTCAGTTCAGCCATGTACGTCGATCCACTGACGATCTATCGGGAGTACATCCAGAATGCCGCTGATTCCATCGATGTGGCGCGTGCTACTGGGGTGCTGGGCGCCGACAGGGTCGGGCGAGTTGACATCACCCTGGACCTTAACCAGCCAACCCGCTCAGTAAAAATTCGCGACAACGGTGCCGGTGTACCCAACGGTGAGTTTGCGAAGCGCCTGACGGCGATTGGAGGCAGCCGCAAGCGCGGCACATCAGCGCGTGGCTTCCGTGGTGTTGGGCGTTTGGCCGGTCTCGGTTACTGCCAGGAATTGATATTTCGCTCGCGAGCAGTGAACGACTCCGTAGTGCAGGAGCTTCGATGGGACTGTCGGGTTTTCAAAAAGCTGCTATCCGACCCGTCCTACCAGGGAGGGCTTCACGACCTTATTCAGGCGGTGGCCAAGGTCGTCGAGATTGATCCTGAAGGTTGGCCCGAACACTTCTACGAGGTTGAATTGGTCAAGCCGATTCGCATCGGCAAGGACACGCTGCTGAACCAGGACGCCATTGCCCATTACTTGGCGCAGGTCGCTCCGGTGCCGTTTGCTCCCGAATTTAAGTTTCGCGAGCAGATTTGCGAGCACTTGCTTCAGCACCTCGGTAGTCTTGGCGAAATCCATATCCACATCAATGACGCGAAAACACCAATTTTTCGGCCGTACCGAGATGACTACGCTTACGGCGAGGGTCGGCGTGATGTCTTCGCTGGCTTTAAACCCATAACCATAGAGGGGCGGGATGGCGGAGTTGGTGCCGTCGGGTGGCTACTGCACCATGGATATTTTGGTGCCATCCCGAGCGGTGAGGGCATCAATGGCTTGCGTGCGCGCAAGGGCAATATCCAAGTTGGCGACCATCGCATATTTGCGGAGGTCTTTCCGGAGTCTCGCTTCGCGAGCTGGACGGTAGGCGAAATCCATATCCTTGATGAGCGGTTGGTACCCAATGGCCGTCGCGACAATTTCGAGCAGAACGTCCACTTGGATCATCTCCTCAGCCGCTTGGGCGAGGTTGGTGACCAGATCGGCCGCATGTGCCGGTCGAGTTCGGTAGTTCGCAACCGCATCAAGGCTTTCGACATTGGTGCCTTAAAGGTCGAACAGCAGCTGAAGATCCTTGAACAAGGAGCCATTGACGGTTCGACGGCGGAGAACATTGTCGAGGACATCCGCAGCGAGATGTTCGAGATCAAGCGCGTCGCGGAGGCAGGTGTGCTGGCCGAGTACGATCGCGCTACTCTGTCCGAACGCTATACGCAGCTGGAGGACCGGTTGGTCAAAGCGAGCGCACAGGCTTTGGGTGGTGTTGATGTCCTTGGCATGCTTCCTGAGGGCGACCGCGCCGTGATTCAGCGCATGATTACGCTCATTTACGAGTGTTCTCAAAATAGGGTTGCAGCGAAGTCACTGGTTGACCGCATCCTTGCGCGTCTCGGAGATTCGTGA
- a CDS encoding nucleotidyl transferase AbiEii/AbiGii toxin family protein gives MSAVADNGFIDAVAVDLGIPTALVEKDWYVVQVPRVIAGHTELAGHVPVFDGGTSLSKGFGIIKRLSEDIDFSR, from the coding sequence TTGAGCGCCGTCGCGGATAACGGCTTCATCGACGCGGTCGCCGTCGACCTCGGGATCCCTACGGCGCTGGTCGAGAAGGACTGGTACGTCGTCCAGGTTCCGCGCGTCATCGCCGGGCACACGGAACTTGCCGGCCATGTGCCGGTGTTCGATGGCGGGACGTCGCTGTCGAAGGGGTTCGGCATCATCAAGCGGCTGTCGGAGGACATCGACTTCTCAAGGTGA